Proteins encoded together in one Anopheles darlingi chromosome 3, idAnoDarlMG_H_01, whole genome shotgun sequence window:
- the LOC125957395 gene encoding uncharacterized protein LOC125957395 isoform X3, translating into MVVKEEFDRRYHAWRTPADDRLKDKIVKSCPVPPPPPLEAANLKKEDTKDSPLFAFGSFEMTPQADNASEATKPFLKQQKDEIDPDPIKSVADPSATVGTVQATFSEPLFGQFEMDTEQMPPLRVEPGSSFDTSPMSSQQTVIGVPSTVPETLDADSEEFLQLGQGAISCSNSSTTQPDHQPVTDVEEDRYCFPMDKFQPPACSSSSAVSVVEQSLPNAQKRAATTDVVVITSSSSSSGPRAKRLKSPSLFGDSDNDTVSLESDSDGEISFTEMLAKSPGNLLPPSTSKRPSEGKHRAVPFPRTLTHCSTPIAKLITAPLPLATSGAGEVAASQELNLSSVDIFADSPAVGQHQRTRLAENVFEITKNAAFPNRIVVQENDATGGLPGTPVLRIEGDLSDDDDDDVEIVEASEGVINLVDDETDACKTKALEGQRTPQSSTSSSNIRRTDSGAGTLNRTPSSSGWLGKSKRTPTSSRSPNNSSNSNTPTRGKRSPHQGGSDGNRRRIGDRFSVREPSKRRRKLDEEFQDSERNRTQARATGLRGRDLLKDNERKGR; encoded by the coding sequence ATGGTCGTGAAGGAGGAATTTGATCGACGATATCACGCGTGGCGTACGCCTGCAGACGATCGGCTAAAGGACAAGATCGTTAAGAGTTgcccggtaccaccaccaccacctttggAAGCTGCGAACCTAAAGAAAGAAGATACCAAAGATAGTCCTCTGTTTGCGTTTGGTAGCTTCGAAATGACACCGCAAGCGGATAACGCATCGGAGGCCACGAAACCGTTTCTGAAACAGCAAAAGGATGAAATCGATCCTGATCCTATCAAATCGGTCGCCGATCCATCGGCAACCGTGGGCACCGTTCAAGCAACCTTCAGTGAACCATTGTTTGGACAGTTCGAAATGGACACGGAACAGATGCCACCCCTACGGGTTGAACCAGGCAGTAGTTTCGACACTTCACCGATGAGCTCCCAGCAGACCGTCATCGGTGTACCGTCGACCGTACCCGAAACACTCGATGCCGATTCCGAAGAGTTCCTGCAACTGGGTCAGGGTGCGATCTCCTGTAGCAACTCCTCTACAACCCAACCGGACCACCAACCCGTGACCGATGTCGAGGAAGATCGGTATTGCTTCCCGATGGATAAGTTCCAGCCGCCAGCATGTTCCAGCTCCTCGGCAGTGAGTGTGGTTGAGCAGAGTCTACCGAATGCCCAGAAACGAGCGGCAACCACTGACGTGGTCGTTAtcacctcttcttcttcctcatctGGCCCGAGAGCGAAACGGTTGAAATCACCATCTCTCTTCGGGGACAGTGACAACGATACGGTATCACTCGAATCGGATTCCGATGGAGAGATTTCCTTTACGGAGATGTTGGCCAAATCGCCCGGCAATCTATTGCCACCGAGTACCTCCAAACGACCCAGCGAAGGCAaacaccgtgccgtgccatttCCGCGCACGCTAACGCACTGTAGCACTCCGATTGCGAAGCTTATCACGGCTCCATTGCCTCTGGCTACCAGCGGAGCGGGCGAAGTAGCGGCTTCACAAGAACTCAACCTCTCGTCGGTCGACATATTTGCCGATTCGCCTGCCGTCGGACAACACCAGAGAACTCGACTGGCTGAGAATGTGTTCGAAATCACCAAAAACGCGGCCTTCCCCAATCGTATTGTTGTGCAGGAGAACGATGCTACCGGTGGACTACCGGGTACACCGGTTCTCCGGATCGAAGGTGACttgtcggatgatgatgatgatgacgtcgaAATTGTTGAGGCCAGCGAAGGTGTGATCAATCTGGTGGATGATGAAACGGATGCCTGTAAAACGAAGGCCCTCGAGGGTCAGCGAACGCCACAGagtagcaccagtagcagcaacatccgTCGAACAGATAGTGGTGCCGGTACTTTGAATCGGACTCCCTCATCATCAGGGTGGTTGGGCAAAAGCAAACGGACACCAACCTCTTCCCGATCGCCGAATaatagcagcaatagcaacacaCCGACCAGAGGTAAACGATCACCCCATCAAGGCGGTAGCGATGGTAACCGGCGACGGATAGGTGATCGATTTAGTGTACGAGAACCATCCAAAAGACGTCGTAAGTTGGACGAAGAGTTCCAAGATTCGGAACGTAATCGAACACAGGCTAGAGCTACCGGTTTGCGCGGTAGAGATCTTTTGAAGGATaacgaaaggaagggaaggtag
- the LOC125957395 gene encoding uncharacterized protein LOC125957395 isoform X2, producing MVLCSCRDRAYYWTYHLELLVADESVRSKILVKTHREIAQQTPDALCYVVVDETDRFATRLELAKLCSLRAERFIFLCSINLLDHPTELSDRLPFCCKPAKTASLRKLIDKQQTKRDRFRAYLCLRPLLLRRYISNYQRVLPMVVKEEFDRRYHAWRTPADDRLKDKIVKSCPVPPPPPLEAANLKKEDTKDSPLFAFGSFEMTPQADNASEATKPFLKQQKDEIDPDPIKSVADPSATVGTVQATFSEPLFGQFEMDTEQMPPLRVEPGSSFDTSPMSSQQTVIGVPSTVPETLDADSEEFLQLGQGAISCSNSSTTQPDHQPVTDVEEDRYCFPMDKFQPPACSSSSAVSVVEQSLPNAQKRAATTDVVVITSSSSSSGPRAKRLKSPSLFGDSDNDTVSLESDSDGEISFTEMLAKSPGNLLPPSTSKRPSEGKHRAVPFPRTLTHCSTPIAKLITAPLPLATSGAGEVAASQELNLSSVDIFADSPAVGQHQRTRLAENVFEITKNAAFPNRIVVQENDATGGLPGTPVLRIEGDLSDDDDDDVEIVEASEGVINLVDDETDACKTKALEGQRTPQSSTSSSNIRRTDSGAGTLNRTPSSSGWLGKSKRTPTSSRSPNNSSNSNTPTRGKRSPHQGGSDGNRRRIGDRFSVREPSKRRRKLDEEFQDSERNRTQARATGLRGRDLLKDNERKGR from the coding sequence ATGGTTTTGTGTTCCTGCAGAGACCGAGCATATTATTGGACGTACCATCTGGAGCTGCTAGTAGCGGATGAATCCGTGCGCTCCAAGATACTTGTGAAAACACACCGAGAGATAGCACAACAGACACCGGACGCACTGTGCTACGTCGTCGTGGATGAGACGGATCGTTTTGCGACACGACTCGAACTAGCGAAACTGTGTTCGCTGCGGGCGGAACGTTTTATTTTCCTGTGTTCGATCAACTTGCTCGATCATCCGACCGAGCTTTCCGATCGATTACCGTTCTGTTGTAAACCGGCGAAAACGGCTTCCCTGCGGAAGCTGATCGacaagcagcaaacgaaacgagatCGATTCCGGGCGTACCTTTGCCTGAGACCACTGCTTTTGCGACGATACATCAGCAACTATCAACGAGTGCTACCAATGGTCGTGAAGGAGGAATTTGATCGACGATATCACGCGTGGCGTACGCCTGCAGACGATCGGCTAAAGGACAAGATCGTTAAGAGTTgcccggtaccaccaccaccacctttggAAGCTGCGAACCTAAAGAAAGAAGATACCAAAGATAGTCCTCTGTTTGCGTTTGGTAGCTTCGAAATGACACCGCAAGCGGATAACGCATCGGAGGCCACGAAACCGTTTCTGAAACAGCAAAAGGATGAAATCGATCCTGATCCTATCAAATCGGTCGCCGATCCATCGGCAACCGTGGGCACCGTTCAAGCAACCTTCAGTGAACCATTGTTTGGACAGTTCGAAATGGACACGGAACAGATGCCACCCCTACGGGTTGAACCAGGCAGTAGTTTCGACACTTCACCGATGAGCTCCCAGCAGACCGTCATCGGTGTACCGTCGACCGTACCCGAAACACTCGATGCCGATTCCGAAGAGTTCCTGCAACTGGGTCAGGGTGCGATCTCCTGTAGCAACTCCTCTACAACCCAACCGGACCACCAACCCGTGACCGATGTCGAGGAAGATCGGTATTGCTTCCCGATGGATAAGTTCCAGCCGCCAGCATGTTCCAGCTCCTCGGCAGTGAGTGTGGTTGAGCAGAGTCTACCGAATGCCCAGAAACGAGCGGCAACCACTGACGTGGTCGTTAtcacctcttcttcttcctcatctGGCCCGAGAGCGAAACGGTTGAAATCACCATCTCTCTTCGGGGACAGTGACAACGATACGGTATCACTCGAATCGGATTCCGATGGAGAGATTTCCTTTACGGAGATGTTGGCCAAATCGCCCGGCAATCTATTGCCACCGAGTACCTCCAAACGACCCAGCGAAGGCAaacaccgtgccgtgccatttCCGCGCACGCTAACGCACTGTAGCACTCCGATTGCGAAGCTTATCACGGCTCCATTGCCTCTGGCTACCAGCGGAGCGGGCGAAGTAGCGGCTTCACAAGAACTCAACCTCTCGTCGGTCGACATATTTGCCGATTCGCCTGCCGTCGGACAACACCAGAGAACTCGACTGGCTGAGAATGTGTTCGAAATCACCAAAAACGCGGCCTTCCCCAATCGTATTGTTGTGCAGGAGAACGATGCTACCGGTGGACTACCGGGTACACCGGTTCTCCGGATCGAAGGTGACttgtcggatgatgatgatgatgacgtcgaAATTGTTGAGGCCAGCGAAGGTGTGATCAATCTGGTGGATGATGAAACGGATGCCTGTAAAACGAAGGCCCTCGAGGGTCAGCGAACGCCACAGagtagcaccagtagcagcaacatccgTCGAACAGATAGTGGTGCCGGTACTTTGAATCGGACTCCCTCATCATCAGGGTGGTTGGGCAAAAGCAAACGGACACCAACCTCTTCCCGATCGCCGAATaatagcagcaatagcaacacaCCGACCAGAGGTAAACGATCACCCCATCAAGGCGGTAGCGATGGTAACCGGCGACGGATAGGTGATCGATTTAGTGTACGAGAACCATCCAAAAGACGTCGTAAGTTGGACGAAGAGTTCCAAGATTCGGAACGTAATCGAACACAGGCTAGAGCTACCGGTTTGCGCGGTAGAGATCTTTTGAAGGATaacgaaaggaagggaaggtag
- the LOC125957428 gene encoding uncharacterized protein LOC125957428: MIRWRVPKRVLIATLSSIALYFFLSSGYREYELSGVLPHTKPEDVWDFLADFSHMKRLNPTILDFKVVSESGYRNDWKYTVSYEEKLSHWPYTYNQGVGHYMVTKLSDANGGVYSVASKHRTCFLSGFYCPQAEGEFTIRRINDHDTLVTELVRYTCPFFFGSFCRREVEYQRHEIMRKLKEHFEHLRHQKIQAGRG, encoded by the exons ATGATTCGATGGCGCGTTCCAAAACGGGTGCTTATCGCTACACTGTCGTCGATTGCCCTCTACTTCTTCCTGTCCTCGGGCTATCGCGAGTACGAGCTGAGCGGGGTGCTGCCTCACACGAAACCGGAAGATGTGTGGGACTTTCTGGCCGATTTTAGCCATATGAAGCGGCTCAACCCAACAAT TCTCGACTTCAAAGTGGTTTCGGAGAGTGGATACAGAAACGACTGGAAGTACACGGTTTCTTACGAAGAGAAGCTCTCGCACTGGCCCTACACCTACAACCAAGGTGTCGGCCACTACATGGTTACCAAGCTATCCGATGCCAACGGTGGCGTGTACTCGGTCGCTTCCAAGCACCGTACTTGCTTCCTGTCCGGTTTCTACTGTC CGCAAGCTGAAGGAGAGTTCACGATAAGACGCATCAACGATCACGATACACTGGTGACCGAGCTCGTTCGCTACACGtgtcccttcttcttcggatCCTTCTGTCGGCGCGAGGTGGAGTATCAGCGCCACGAAATCATGAGAAAGCTAAAGGAACACTTTGAGCATCTTCGCCATCAGAAGATACAAGCAGGAAGAGGATAA
- the LOC125957395 gene encoding uncharacterized protein LOC125957395 isoform X1 has product MADRLLSTRADVGRIVQQAPLYLDRDRRVSVPRDLVNQLADHQLAGVRFMHQQLQREYTGLFLNDEPGLGKCHQVLTLLTAVASNSSTRSMVLCSCRDRAYYWTYHLELLVADESVRSKILVKTHREIAQQTPDALCYVVVDETDRFATRLELAKLCSLRAERFIFLCSINLLDHPTELSDRLPFCCKPAKTASLRKLIDKQQTKRDRFRAYLCLRPLLLRRYISNYQRVLPMVVKEEFDRRYHAWRTPADDRLKDKIVKSCPVPPPPPLEAANLKKEDTKDSPLFAFGSFEMTPQADNASEATKPFLKQQKDEIDPDPIKSVADPSATVGTVQATFSEPLFGQFEMDTEQMPPLRVEPGSSFDTSPMSSQQTVIGVPSTVPETLDADSEEFLQLGQGAISCSNSSTTQPDHQPVTDVEEDRYCFPMDKFQPPACSSSSAVSVVEQSLPNAQKRAATTDVVVITSSSSSSGPRAKRLKSPSLFGDSDNDTVSLESDSDGEISFTEMLAKSPGNLLPPSTSKRPSEGKHRAVPFPRTLTHCSTPIAKLITAPLPLATSGAGEVAASQELNLSSVDIFADSPAVGQHQRTRLAENVFEITKNAAFPNRIVVQENDATGGLPGTPVLRIEGDLSDDDDDDVEIVEASEGVINLVDDETDACKTKALEGQRTPQSSTSSSNIRRTDSGAGTLNRTPSSSGWLGKSKRTPTSSRSPNNSSNSNTPTRGKRSPHQGGSDGNRRRIGDRFSVREPSKRRRKLDEEFQDSERNRTQARATGLRGRDLLKDNERKGR; this is encoded by the exons ATGGCAGATCGCCTGTTGTCAACAAGGGCTGATGTGGGGAGGATCGTTCAGCAAGCGCCCCTTTACCTGGACCGCGATCGTCGAGTTTCTGTACCCCGAGATTTGGTGAATCAGCTGGCAGACCATCAATTAGCGGGAGTACGCTtcatgcaccagcagctgcagcgtgAG TATACAGGATTATTCTTGAATGATGAACCGGGGCTGGGGAAGTGTCATCAAGTGTTGACACTGCTGACGGCCGTCGCCAGCAACTCTTCAACGCGTTCCATGGTTTTGTGTTCCTGCAGAGACCGAGCATATTATTGGACGTACCATCTGGAGCTGCTAGTAGCGGATGAATCCGTGCGCTCCAAGATACTTGTGAAAACACACCGAGAGATAGCACAACAGACACCGGACGCACTGTGCTACGTCGTCGTGGATGAGACGGATCGTTTTGCGACACGACTCGAACTAGCGAAACTGTGTTCGCTGCGGGCGGAACGTTTTATTTTCCTGTGTTCGATCAACTTGCTCGATCATCCGACCGAGCTTTCCGATCGATTACCGTTCTGTTGTAAACCGGCGAAAACGGCTTCCCTGCGGAAGCTGATCGacaagcagcaaacgaaacgagatCGATTCCGGGCGTACCTTTGCCTGAGACCACTGCTTTTGCGACGATACATCAGCAACTATCAACGAGTGCTACCAATGGTCGTGAAGGAGGAATTTGATCGACGATATCACGCGTGGCGTACGCCTGCAGACGATCGGCTAAAGGACAAGATCGTTAAGAGTTgcccggtaccaccaccaccacctttggAAGCTGCGAACCTAAAGAAAGAAGATACCAAAGATAGTCCTCTGTTTGCGTTTGGTAGCTTCGAAATGACACCGCAAGCGGATAACGCATCGGAGGCCACGAAACCGTTTCTGAAACAGCAAAAGGATGAAATCGATCCTGATCCTATCAAATCGGTCGCCGATCCATCGGCAACCGTGGGCACCGTTCAAGCAACCTTCAGTGAACCATTGTTTGGACAGTTCGAAATGGACACGGAACAGATGCCACCCCTACGGGTTGAACCAGGCAGTAGTTTCGACACTTCACCGATGAGCTCCCAGCAGACCGTCATCGGTGTACCGTCGACCGTACCCGAAACACTCGATGCCGATTCCGAAGAGTTCCTGCAACTGGGTCAGGGTGCGATCTCCTGTAGCAACTCCTCTACAACCCAACCGGACCACCAACCCGTGACCGATGTCGAGGAAGATCGGTATTGCTTCCCGATGGATAAGTTCCAGCCGCCAGCATGTTCCAGCTCCTCGGCAGTGAGTGTGGTTGAGCAGAGTCTACCGAATGCCCAGAAACGAGCGGCAACCACTGACGTGGTCGTTAtcacctcttcttcttcctcatctGGCCCGAGAGCGAAACGGTTGAAATCACCATCTCTCTTCGGGGACAGTGACAACGATACGGTATCACTCGAATCGGATTCCGATGGAGAGATTTCCTTTACGGAGATGTTGGCCAAATCGCCCGGCAATCTATTGCCACCGAGTACCTCCAAACGACCCAGCGAAGGCAaacaccgtgccgtgccatttCCGCGCACGCTAACGCACTGTAGCACTCCGATTGCGAAGCTTATCACGGCTCCATTGCCTCTGGCTACCAGCGGAGCGGGCGAAGTAGCGGCTTCACAAGAACTCAACCTCTCGTCGGTCGACATATTTGCCGATTCGCCTGCCGTCGGACAACACCAGAGAACTCGACTGGCTGAGAATGTGTTCGAAATCACCAAAAACGCGGCCTTCCCCAATCGTATTGTTGTGCAGGAGAACGATGCTACCGGTGGACTACCGGGTACACCGGTTCTCCGGATCGAAGGTGACttgtcggatgatgatgatgatgacgtcgaAATTGTTGAGGCCAGCGAAGGTGTGATCAATCTGGTGGATGATGAAACGGATGCCTGTAAAACGAAGGCCCTCGAGGGTCAGCGAACGCCACAGagtagcaccagtagcagcaacatccgTCGAACAGATAGTGGTGCCGGTACTTTGAATCGGACTCCCTCATCATCAGGGTGGTTGGGCAAAAGCAAACGGACACCAACCTCTTCCCGATCGCCGAATaatagcagcaatagcaacacaCCGACCAGAGGTAAACGATCACCCCATCAAGGCGGTAGCGATGGTAACCGGCGACGGATAGGTGATCGATTTAGTGTACGAGAACCATCCAAAAGACGTCGTAAGTTGGACGAAGAGTTCCAAGATTCGGAACGTAATCGAACACAGGCTAGAGCTACCGGTTTGCGCGGTAGAGATCTTTTGAAGGATaacgaaaggaagggaaggtag